The nucleotide sequence TTCATGGTGCTATTGatgccccctcctccacgatTCGGGGTCCTACTCATTCTACAGCGGGTGCGGGCTAGACGCTGTGAAGGGGGCGGAGGCACTGTCGACGGCCTGCCCATCGCCCCTCATGAGGGCAATCTTGATGCCCGAGGAACCCAAGTCAATACCGAGGCACACATGATGATGTCTCAGGATAATTATTGAGAAAAAAACaatgaaaagaagggaaTGCGCTCGTGGTGGTGTGTCTACGGATGGTCAtcgagaggaaggaaaagggccCTGGCATGGACGTAGATAGACGGAGagagcacgagagagagcgagagaggagaaaataCCCGCGCGTGACAAGAacgaagaaggaaagaacaAAGCGCAGGGGCGGCAGAAGTCCGACTCAATAGAGGGAAGGCAAGCGAAGAGCCGACCTGCGCGAAGGCAATTGGCGCGTGAGTGCAGCGCACAAAGCCCCCGACGGCACACAGCGGTGGTTCATTTTCttcgtgtgtatgtgtgtgtgttttgcaGAGCGAGGACAGGCAATTGGCAGAGGAAAgaatggggagagagagaccgctAGAGGACAGGCCTCCGGGGCGGTGCAGTGAGAGGCACGGTGACGAAAAGGACGCCGCTGGGGGACGATAAGCAGAGGTCGGTAGTGTAGCGAAGAGATTGTGCACCTCACGAACCGCCTCTGCTGTGGGTTGCCTGCGGCAAGCGAGCAGCGTGGAAAAGGCGCAGCACACATGTAAAAGTTAGCCGTAGCTGGCGatcacagcagctgcagcggccgtCGCATCGCCTCTTGGAGTTCGCCCGCTTTAGTATAGTCAAGAAAGAGCGAGGTAGTAAGTGCCTCAGGGAGGATAGTGAAGACCTTCAGCAAAGGTTCACTAAAACACCTCCTTTGGCATCAAACCAGAAGAGCGTTGGCGTGAATTGCGAGAGCGCGACGTTCATTCCCGACGCAGTGTCGTCTTGTCTCGCATACATGCAAAGCAGCGAATCCCCAGGTAGaaatgaagaggaggaaaacaaagacaaCGCAAGCTGCGCAGAGAAAATCATGCCTCTTGGTGCGAGTGTCGTGCGTGCGCCAAACAGTAatggcgccgcatcgcctgCAGGACCGAGATAACACCCTCCACCTTGCCTTCCATCAGCGCCTCGTCCAGCAAGGCGATGTTTAAGGTAATACCAGCACCAAAACGAAGGAATTCGAGACAGCGTCGCACGTTGAAGAGCTTCGCAGGCTTTTTGGAAACGGGTCGCACACAGTCGAGgaatgagcagcggcgccgctccaaTCGCCCAATCAGGTAAGCGAGAACAACGCCGTCGGAGAAGACCAGGCAAGGGTGCTGTAAGGTGAAGGTGGCAGCGTCAACGACAAAAGACtcgtcggcagcggtgtAGCGATACTCGGTTCCCAGCTGCTGGCACAGCcatccacacaccccaccacgGCCTTGCGGTTTCTTTGCGGGTACCGTTTCGCGACGGACACtagcagagctgctgctcgctaATGCCATGAAAGGAAAGGGGTCCAACGAACGAGGTCCTACaggtagcagcagcgcactcgGACGGAGAGCTTCTTTGGCAACAGTGGACGGTGTCTGCATCAGTGAACCTGGTGATGAGAACGATGACGGCGACGTCGTGGCAGCCTCACCGTCTGGTGCCCGACTCGAGACCTTGGTAGGTGTGCAGCCTCCTAGCGCGACGGCAGTCTTGTTCAGTGGCGCAGAACGCACATCACGGGGCAGCGTGGTGACCTCCATAGCAGCACGTATGTGCAGAAGGAGATGAAGAATGTGCGCTCGGTCACCTCGGATGATGGCCGCCGTGGACTCCTTGGACATGAACGACAGCGGCAACTTCTTCGCCAGTGCAGTCTGAAAACTATGCAAGGCGCCAGCGATGttggcagcgcagcaggcaAAGGTGCGGGGATTCGCGAAAAAGGGCGGCACGCCGTGGGACGAGGTCGtcgccttcgccaccgcctccactcCGCTGCGTCGGGcaagcagcacgagcagcacgccgtTGCACAAGAATGGCCACACCGACGGCACACTGATagacgacggcgccaccgGGCGGACTACGAATCCGGACCACTTCGCCATATACGGcgcggccgtggcggtgggTAGGAGGCACTCGTCCCCGGGTAAGTGGTAGACGGTGCGGTCAGGCAGCGCACCCCACGCGTGCAGAAAACGGCCgcacagcgcctccgcggcggcaAGCTCGGTGggtggtgcaggtgcgtAGTGAGCTGCGTCTGCAGGGGGCTGCCAGCACATGTGCTGCCTCCACAGAGGCAACTCCTCTGGGGCAGGGAGGTAGGTGGAGATGAGGtgcacaaagagagagagcagcgccgtcggAGAGGCGCGCAGGTAAACCTCCTCCGGCGTCATCATCCAAGTAGCGcgaggcagcagctcttGCGCCGCGCCTGGGGTACCACGCAAGGCAGCGAGTGCGACCGCGTAGTTCACGCGGACCTCGTCGAATGTGCGTGGGCAACGACATGGAACTGGATCAGACAGCGGCGGTTGACCGTCTTCTCTAAGGGTCTCGACAAGCTGGCATAGTGCAGTGCCGTTCAAGAGGGCGTCGCTGAAGACGTGTGGCGCCGTCATGGATGCATCCTCGGCCTCCATGACAGAGATGATGTTCATTCGATAGAGGTAGTCCCGCACCGCGCGGCGCACCTCAGCGTCCTGGGGACACATcgtgcggcgacgccactCGACCGCTGCAGGTGTACCTGGCGTGGTAGtagcgcgctgctgcatgtCAGCATAGATCTGTCTTACAAGTGGGGTGAAGCGTGTCGGATCTACCAGCGCCCGCGAGGCTCCTGAGAAGGGGGCGCGCAATGCCGCTGTAGCTAAATCACTGAGAGCTGCCGATGAGAAAGCGGCAATGGCTGTGTCATCACCTCCTGTTATCGGCTCCCCAGAAGCAGCTACATGTTTGGCGTGACTCACTGGTGCTTGGACCGGAGAGTTTTGCGCTTTGACTGTTTTGATGGACTGGGATGAGAAGAGGTTTGTGCGAGCAGTGGGCACAACTCCCGTGGTGTCGGTTGATAGCAGGGGTGTGCCGCTGGAGAGCTTCTCCTTCGTTGCCTTGGAGCGCGAGTTGGTACGTGTGCTCGTCGTTCTTGTCACAGTGGACAAAGAGTCATTGTTGTCTGCGTTGGTGGCCTCACCAGCACTGCAGATAAGACCAGGGGAAAACGCTACCCGTGTCGTCGGCGCCGTGGCCAGCGGCGAGAAACAGAAGCTTGGCTTCTCGATAGTGCGTTTCAGGTCTGGGTAGTGACCGTGACACCTTTCACGCTCTGACTCTACCTTACGGAGGGCGATGCGCTGAAGGCGCGCCTGCGCGTCTGGCGACTGTCTCAGTTCTCCAAGATTCGTCCGCAATTCCTCGATGAGGCTCTGAGCTGCCGCGTAGATGTCTGTCATTGTGTCGAACGTGCACACAGGCGGGGTTGCACATGTGCAACGGATCCTTGTGTGCTCGTGGTGTTCTTTGTGTCAGCGTCCGTGCCTATGTATGCTGTTCAGTGAGTTGTATGCCGGCTTGTCTATCGAGTCTATGCTTTGTTATGGAATCGTGTGAGCTTACGTATGTGGCCATGGACACGTAAGGCGGGGAACGTTGTTGCTGAGTACGCCAAAGTAGACATGAGCGGGCGGGTACGCCTACAGTTTCGTGTTACGAATAGTGAGATGTACTAAGCCGAGGGGTGCTCTCCTCTCACCCCCAGTGCAATTCGCTTGTTTTCTTGTTCTATGGTCAAACTCGGCTGGGGACGGAAAGAGAGCTCGTGTCCGCCCGCTTGTTCTTGGGGCGACTGCTGGTGCCCTTTCTCGCGaccaaaaagagaaaaaacacacacatacagagtGCGAAGGTTTCCGCGAGAGCACAGGAgcgggaaggagaagggaaaggtgAAGACGGAGGGGCGGCTGTTTTCAGGCATCGACGAAGAGTGGGGCGTATcagcgaaggaaaggaaaagctGGTCAGACAGAAGGGTATggtggtgtatgtgtgtgtgggtgtagatagctctcctctctcacagAGCTTGTTCTCTCCAGTTAGTctgaccaccaccaccgccatcttTCTCGGCGGTACTCTCCCTCCGAAGAGAATGAGCACGGCACCTTCGCATTCTGCTCAAGAAGACAGGCTCAAGATTTGTCAGCGCAcgcctcccaccccaccccttccaTTTCCCCGCGACGCTCACACCTACAGTGGCTACGCGGTTGTCTCACGGTCGTTTCTCCTCTGCTCGGTAACATCGCCACAATGATTACGGCGGGGTGCACTGTCACCGACGCATCACAACGCAAATGGCAAGCCTGGCCACCACAGCACAAACTCGGTCGCCGCCTCATCAAGCTTCGGTTTGACGGAGATACTAAGCGGGAGTGCAGTCCCTGACGTCATCTGTACTCGCACAAACGCAGCGACCGCGTCAGTGATAAGGGGATAGAAAGCAGAAGTGCACTAGTCCCCGTAGCTGTCACATGCCGTGGCAGAGTCGTCCTTCGACCCCGCCGCGCTGTCGTCTTCCCCATCATCTGAGCTGCTCCGCTCCTCGTCGCTAGAGTGAGAGCAAGCACACGAGTTGTCGAAGTTGTAGTCGAAGTGGGACCCGCTCGCCTCGGAGTCGAGCGCAAGCTCATTGATGTTCAGCCGATCATGACGCACCAGCCCACACTTGATGCAATGCAGAGAAGTCTTGTCGACGCTAGTCTGCTCACGCGCGCGCTTACGAAACACTGCCGCCATATTTCTCTTTTGTTGTCCCGAGCGCATCGCGTTAGCGTCCATCGTGGCCAGCTCCACAGCGGATATGCCGACCTTTCCTTCGTGTGACCCCGCACCAAGCTCCCCTTTCAAGTTCTTGACGTTGGCGATAATGCACATCATTTGGTCCTTGAACTCCTCTGGTGTGTCGTTGTTGGcgcgcactgccgccacgACCTGCACAGCATACTCTCTCGCGTCCGCGCTCTTGTCCTTAAAGTCGTCGATCCTTTGGAGTGCGATGGTGAGCAAGTTAACAACCTTGTCATCTCGGCCACTGCATGAGGTCGAGGACGACGCCATCGCTCGGTGGCAAGCCGTCAGCAAttatgtgcgtatgtgtacGCTTTGTGAGCTGGCGCACAAGCAGGAGGTCACAGCGACAGAAGAgacggaaagagaaagaggggccAGCGGCGCATAATGGAGAGACTTCATGAGTTGAAAGAGAGCGCCACGCTGCTAGTGGTGACAGAGATGTTGAGGGCTGAAGATGGCGCCGTCCCTCCCCACCCTACCCCTGCGACGGCGTTTCTCGTGATGGTATGTGGCTTCGTCCCCAGTGCCAGTGCCAGATGAAGACCGTGGTTGCGTCGATCAGCTCAGCACATAATGATTGACTCCGTGAAAGTGTGTACCGCGCCGTAGCGGTTTGTTTTCTGCAATGCACTCGCTCGTGCTGTGAGTGTGCTTTGTGTCGCCACTTCTTTGTTCTTCTCattctttcctcttgtttgtgaagagggagacgaaGAGGTATGcacttgtgcgtgtgtgtgtgtgtgttcacgCGTAGCATACCAGCCAGTATGTCATGCCTACACACCACGCACCGAGAAACAAAAACATCACGCCCATGGCAAACAAGGCAAACGTCGCCACCGACGACGACCCCTCCACGTGGCCTAACACTGCATAGGAGAGCTCATCCAGCACGCTATCAAAGTAGCCTGGGTTCATCACCATCGCAGTGCGCGGAGGCAACAGCTCGGGCACGACTGGCCGGAACGGATCGTCCCACGACGCAGCCCGAATTGTTGATCCTGGAGCCACAACCTTAGAAGGCATATCCGTGTCGCGGTACGGCGTCACAGCCGGCAGCTCCTGTGCACGACCAAAACGTCTCCTGTAGGCCGCCTCAAGGCGGCTGTTCGCCGCATTGCGGATACGCGCGGGATGGACGGCACGACATCGCACTGCATCCACGTCGTGGCAGTATACATACACCCTCGAAtccacacgctgcagctccgccactgtgagggaagaggcatACACCTCGTCCATAATAGCGTCTTCGTCCTTTGCGTCAGGTACGGGGCGCTGCCACTCTTCGATAAGCACCTGCGCTACGGTATAGCGGTGGTGCCTATAAGCGGCGGTCAAGGGGTGGTGAGCGTAGTCAACGTCAATTGACTCGGCGCGAAACCGTCGCGCGACCTCTCGGATCATGCGCTGCGcttcctccgtctcctcctcctggaCGCACGCGAGCGCGTAGAGAGGGTGCAGGTAACCTTTGCTGTCGAAGCGAGTCCCACTCGAGAACACCGTATCCAGCAGAGATGACACCCGCCTCCCGTCCACGGCGCGGATAGCGGCATTTAGCTGCTCCACTTTGTCAGGGATGTGAAAGAGACCGAAGCTGTagcagcaggagaagagTAGGGCGAACAAACCCACCAGTATACCCGTCGCATAGAAGCGGGCTGCAGACCCGACCTCGCGTCGCCTCATCAAAGCTCCGTGTTTACCCTTCTATTTGGTTATGGTGAATGCGTGATTGGGACGTGTGCAGGCATATCCGCATACGAGCATTGACGCGGACGATGTGTGCCGCGGACgagggagggtgaggaggtgggagggaTGCTATTCTCCGTAATGATGTTGTTGAAGCCCCTTCCCTGTGGTGCTCCAGCACAGGCACCCGCACATAAACAGCCAAACGATGAAAAaagcggtggcgctgacTGGTGAAGAGGCCTATTCGAGCACGCGTCAAGTGTGAAGATGAAAAGtaaggaaagaagaaatgTAACACTTTTTGGCATCAATTACAGCAAACTTGCCTctcacgcacacccacacacgtcaGAAACGCGTGAAGGTTGTGACCCTCTTGCAGTAACTGGCCACGCAGCTTCTGCTCGGACTGCTGTTCATTCGGTTTTCTACTTTGCTTGAGCTGCGGTGCTGTTCCTTTTTATTTTTGTTCCCTCGCCTTGCGACGCCAATTCACTGTCATCGTCTCGCGGCCGGGATCTGCAGCTCCGCTAAATGGGTGCACAACAGGTTAGCGCACCGATCAACAGAGCGAGCAGCACTGGcatagaggaggagacgatgGCGTGGCGAGTACACGGCAAGAAAGAACGAAAGGGAAACAGAGGCCGCAGCGAAGAACGCACCAGCCGCCAGCGGTGGAgaaacacaagagagaaagaggcgagagaTGCGAGATAAGACAAAAAGCGAGCAGAGACGGGGAATTGGGGATTCCACACGCACTGTGTGCATCAACGGAGGTGTGGCTACGCTACGAATAAAATAGAAGGGAAAACAGGAGGAACAGTAACTGGCCGCGCTACCGCCCAGCGTCAAGGACGCATACCTCATCGCAGGTtgacacacgcgcgcacgtgcgcatgCAAGCGTAAGAGACACAGAAAGAGACAGTAAAGCAGAGTTGTTAGACAGCACCAACGCGATTGTTGGGggacgaagagggaaggggccTCCTTATGACACGAGGGCTCAGTTGTGGGAAtaagaagagaaagacaacaAGGTGACGCGCCCTCGAGTCCACAGTGTGTCGCTTcagtagagagagacacaggcgcacaaggagaagaacaagaggaacacacacacacacacgcacacacacacacaagaaaagcgggcgccacacacgcacacgcacaacacaGGCAGGAGAAAAAACATCCTCCCTAATTCGAGTGCAACCACAGCTCAGGCCGCTGCACGCAGTTGGCGGAGTCCGCTACTGGCCGAGTGGAGAACTCCACTCATCGCGTCGAGTCGACGAGAGGGTCGCGTGCCACCACGTTCGAAGGAATCAACAGTGCGTTCACTTCCACTGCTGAGTTAGCCTCTGGCGCGTCTACGATAACCTTCGCAACGCGGGCCACGAGTTCACAAGTCATGAGGGAAGTAAGGCCCCAGACCAGCTCACCAGGAAAGTCCTCGGGCAGCATCGGATCGAAGCCGCAGTCATCCATCACCACAGCCGCCTTTGGAGATCGACGAACTGCCGGGGAGACAGCCATCTGAACAGGGCTAGCAAAGAAGCAGGGAAAGAAACACGGGCGCTTGCTCGTTAAGGAATGATACTTGATGACCCGCGCGTGACTTGTCGACGCTTTCAGCAGCAGTGTTGACAGGTGAAGGTAGTGGAGGGAATCGACCTCTTCAGGGCTCGCGCGGTGTGGCTGCACAGGCTTAGTCGCAACAGCCACAAACGGCGTCACACACATGTGCTGTGACTTTGTGGAAATCGGTGTTAGAGATCCGATAATCTCGTACTCTGATGGCAGGAggcccacctcctccagtgcctcacgctgcgctgcgttgcGTGGAGTCTCGTCGGCCTCGGCATGGCCACCTGGGAAGCTCATTTCGCTCTTGTGTGAGCTCACCGTCTCTGTGCGCTTGGTGAGGGTGATGCACATGTCCTGAAATCCGTCCCCCGTCGTTGTgggcgagagcagcaccaacacgGCACACtggcgcggcgtcgtcaGCTTCACGGGAGTCTTTTGTGGTGAAAACCCGGTGGTCGTGGTGCTGCCATCGCTAAAAGTGTGGAGGCAGAAATGCGAGGGGAAGGCGACCGACTCGATAGGGAAGCTAAGCGCTTGCTTCAGTAGTGGCACCCACCCCTGAGCGCTTTGGGGtagatgtgctgctgcggctgcggtcCGGATCATGGGGCAACAGCGTCAGTTCGAATCAAGTAGAAGCGAGAAGCcgggggagggcggcgagAACATATGCTACAACACACGCATATACACGGACATATTAGCAGGGGACTGGCAAGAGAGCAAAGATGCAAAGGGGAGATATGTCTATAAGCATACGCATGGAAACGTACATCTGAGCGTGACAGGCTTCGCAACAAGGGGCTACTGGGATAGTCGCACGTACATGGAGTCTAGAAACTGAGAAAGCAGTTCGCTCCATGCGCGCGAGAGGGAACGCGCGACTCACTCCTTCGTCTCCTGGCCCTATCCTCGGGTAATTCCAGACGATGCACAAAGCCCTTTAGCGCAGAACAGCAAAACGTAGCAAACGGCTGCACATGTGCGCTACGaacaacgaagaaaaaatggGCTGAGGAGAGtagaaggtgaagaggaagaaTGTGGGGAGTGGAAGGTGCTCCGTGCCACGTCTGAATcggtcctcctccttggcacAGAACTGGCCGCAGAGAGTGAACGGGGGGAGTGATGAGAGGATACGGAGCAGAACGGAAGATGATAAGCGGGTATTTGAGGCAGAGTGCCCCGATGCATGGTATAATGCGGTGGATAGCGATGAAGAGCGACGTTGCCCCTCCACTGCAGATGCCAGTAGAGctaaagaggaggagaaacaaaacggcgagagaaaaggacaCGACCTATACACCATATGTGCAACGCGACTGCACGcgtgcgcccccccccacacacacacacacacatacacatacgcGCTTCCTCCACAGGTTCGCCTGCCGCACATTCCTCCGCCTCTACAGAGCAGTGGCGATATCAccttgccttttctctctctctgcgttgCATAGTGGCCGCTCTTCCCGCACAAAAGTCGTGCCCATAATTCAGCGAAgccagcgaaagagaaacacgTAAAACGACAAAGGACACGTCAACGCGCTGAGCACGGCAGTCACAGATGGTACCAAccacaaccaccaccaccaccaacacccacccacacatacacacacacacaaagagtgCACAGAGAGATAAGgacaaggtggagaagacgagCGGCGCACACATAGAGGTCTCCCCAGGACAAAACTCATTCTTGTGCTACCCCTTGTCTCTCACTCGCCACCGAACTTGACGCCTTGGTAGGGCTGTGTTGTGGTCCCGTCGAGATTAAAGAGAGTCACCTTGAAGGGGCGCATCACCGACACAGGATGATGGTCCAGAGCATGCAAGTACGTGCGAACTGCTTGCTCCTCGGAGAGgtcgccgacatcagcaactggaacagcagcagaggaaagtCGCGCAAGGTACGCGGGGCGAGACTGTCCGTAGCCGAGGGCTGCTCCGCCAGCGAGTTCATCAAAGGTCATTACCGTACCTTTTTTCGAGAGCATTGCCACCGTCTGCACCTCGCCGTGTTCGAGAATGTAGCGCAGCAAGTTCTCCTCTATCCCTTTGAGCCCGCCCTCCGTGGTGCACACGAGTACAGAGAAGTCCCTAGGGCCGCCGTCCGAGACGACAACAGCGTGGTTTGGGTGGCGCGCAacgagcgcctgcagcaTTGTGTGAGCTCCCTCGGGGCTCAGACGCTTGTTGATGGCCGGGTTGTAGAAAATGTCGCTGTTGGTCGTATAGAAGCGCAGAAGGGGGTTGGTAtcgccgccggcggtgcgctgAGTGTGATAGATAGCGTGGTCGAGAAGGAGGTTCGACCACAGCGTGGACTGCCTGTCCAGCGTCGCCGGCGAGTGCTGCTCGGTGAAGAAGGGTGGCAGCCCAAAGAAGCTCCAGTGTTCAGAGGACATGAGTGTGATACGTCTCCAAAGAAGTggaccgctgcgcagctcacAACAAGCTACTTGGAAAAAAAGACCGGTTAAAGGCACTGGGTAccagcgcgcagcagctgcgtgcagTGGCAGGCAAAtggtgtgtgcgcacactcacgcacagcGTACAGCACCAGATCCTCAGAGAAGATACGCTGGTGGCTCTAGATGCGGCCATAAAACGAGAAAGGAAGACGTTATATGCGACAGAGGAGGCTTGAGAGAATCACTTGTTGTTTCAGAGACAAAGGAGTCAACCCCGTCTTCACAAGGTGCCACGTCACTATTAAAGTGAAAGAACCCATTAGAGGCACTGAGCACAACCCACACGTGAGTATACACCTGTGATCGACAAAGCGCCTCATTCGCCAAGTCTCTCGTCATTTCCTTACGCCACATAGGAGAAGGGGGGCCCGTCACATGACACCAAAGACGCTCCGGCTGATGAACGGCATCCTCCCCCATCCCGCTTCGCCGTTGCACAGAGGTGATTTCCGCGTCAGAGAGCACCGCcacgaaggagaagatgtGCCTCCATCCTCGGAGAGAGGCATCACTAGCGTGCGCACATCATCACGAAGTGCATCCGCATCGCGCGCCCTCGTCCACTTACTTCGCTCATGCGTTTGGTTTGTTTGAAGTGTTGTGCTTTGCCCACCCACCAGTGCCAACGCGAGACTCAGAGAGAAATAGCGCAGCGAAGCAAAGACAGAAAGAAGACAAAAAACGCGAAGGCTTGACCGACAGGGCagaagacagacagacagagagagagagacgggtaTGTGGCCTTCCTCTGCtcactctccttctctgcagctgctccactcACGCTTCATGGCAACATCGAATCGGTCACAAACACGcaacaagagaaaggggaaggaggatAAGAGCTAACGAGGAaatgcacacacaggcacggcAACTTAGAGCGACACACTAGTCCCATTCACCGCAACAACGACGCCTTTCTTCATTTACTCCGTGCGCTGGTGTTTGTCATCTCTCAGCGGCACGTCagccccacccactcacctcCCGTCTCGTTCCCGCGCAACACGGAGCACCGTTCGTTGCACACGAGACGAGCTTGGGTTACGCGCACCACACAGACCTCCACCCTCTAGTGCACCGCTGAGATGACCTCTACCCCGTTCTTTGTTACTGCCTTCACGAAGAAATGTGCGTTGCTGATAACAACGCGGCGCTTCACCTCATCACAGCACTTTTGCATGAGCTCTAGGCCCTCCTGCTCGGTCAAGTCCGGACGCCAGAGGCGGTCTAGCAGAGACGTTACAAACGAAGCGCCGTAGCCGTGGCAACCAAACGGTACAGCCTGCAGGGTGCCGAGGTAGTCCATGTAAAACAACTGCGGCCCCgccgcaccgtcgtcgtcctcggacACCGGCACGTCGTAGCCGGCAAAGAGGCAGTTCACCTGGTAAGCACCCTCGCGGCTGCGGAGTGCATTGGCGAGAGAGTTGCGCATGAAGTTCGCCGTCGACTcacagctgctgtggcgtccGTGTTGACGCATACGGTTGAGAGAGAGGTTGCATTTGATGTATTCGGTGAAGTTCACGCGAGGGCCATTCTCACCGATGCACGCCACCAGCTGATGTGTGTCAAGCTGCATAATtttgtcctcctcgtcagTGAT is from Leishmania panamensis strain MHOM/PA/94/PSC-1 chromosome 35 sequence and encodes:
- a CDS encoding hypothetical protein (TriTrypDB/GeneDB-style sysID: LpmP.35.0260), translated to MTDIYAAAQSLIEELRTNLGELRQSPDAQARLQRIALRKVESERERCHGHYPDLKRTIEKPSFCFSPLATAPTTRVAFSPGLICSAGEATNADNNDSLSTVTRTTSTRTNSRSKATKEKLSSGTPLLSTDTTGVVPTARTNLFSSQSIKTVKAQNSPVQAPVSHAKHVAASGEPITGGDDTAIAAFSSAALSDLATAALRAPFSGASRALVDPTRFTPLVRQIYADMQQRATTTPGTPAAVEWRRRTMCPQDAEVRRAVRDYLYRMNIISVMEAEDASMTAPHVFSDALLNGTALCQLVETLREDGQPPLSDPVPCRCPRTFDEVRVNYAVALAALRGTPGAAQELLPRATWMMTPEEVYLRASPTALLSLFVHLISTYLPAPEELPLWRQHMCWQPPADAAHYAPAPPTELAAAEALCGRFLHAWGALPDRTVYHLPGDECLLPTATAAPYMAKWSGFVVRPVAPSSISVPSVWPFLCNGVLLVLLARRSGVEAVAKATTSSHGVPPFFANPRTFACCAANIAGALHSFQTALAKKLPLSFMSKESTAAIIRGDRAHILHLLLHIRAAMEVTTLPRDVRSAPLNKTAVALGGCTPTKVSSRAPDGEAATTSPSSFSSPGSLMQTPSTVAKEALRPSALLLPVGPRSLDPFPFMALASSSSASVRRETVPAKKPQGRGGVCGWLCQQLGTEYRYTAADESFVVDAATFTLQHPCLVFSDGVVLAYLIGRLERRRCSFLDCVRPVSKKPAKLFNVRRCLEFLRFGAGITLNIALLDEALMEGKVEGVISVLQAMRRHYCLAHARHSHQEA
- a CDS encoding hypothetical protein (TriTrypDB/GeneDB-style sysID: LpmP.35.0270), yielding MASSSTSCSGRDDKVVNLLTIALQRIDDFKDKSADAREYAVQVVAAVRANNDTPEEFKDQMMCIIANVKNLKGELGAGSHEGKVGISAVELATMDANAMRSGQQKRNMAAVFRKRAREQTSVDKTSLHCIKCGLVRHDRLNINELALDSEASGSHFDYNFDNSCACSHSSDEERSSSDDGEDDSAAGSKDDSATACDSYGD
- a CDS encoding hypothetical protein (TriTrypDB/GeneDB-style sysID: LpmP.35.0280); the protein is MRRREVGSAARFYATGILVGLFALLFSCCYSFGLFHIPDKVEQLNAAIRAVDGRRVSSLLDTVFSSGTRFDSKGYLHPLYALACVQEEETEEAQRMIREVARRFRAESIDVDYAHHPLTAAYRHHRYTVAQVLIEEWQRPVPDAKDEDAIMDEVYASSLTVAELQRVDSRVYVYCHDVDAVRCRAVHPARIRNAANSRLEAAYRRRFGRAQELPAVTPYRDTDMPSKVVAPGSTIRAASWDDPFRPVVPELLPPRTAMVMNPGYFDSVLDELSYAVLGHVEGSSSVATFALFAMGVMFLFLGAWCVGMTYWLVCYA
- a CDS encoding NUDIX hydrolase protein, conserved (TriTrypDB/GeneDB-style sysID: LpmP.35.0290), producing MIRTAAAAAHLPQSAQGWVPLLKQALSFPIESVAFPSHFCLHTFSDGSTTTTGFSPQKTPVKLTTPRQCAVLVLLSPTTTGDGFQDMCITLTKRTETVSSHKSEMSFPGGHAEADETPRNAAQREALEEVGLLPSEYEIIGSLTPISTKSQHMCVTPFVAVATKPVQPHRASPEEVDSLHYLHLSTLLLKASTSHARVIKYHSLTSKRPCFFPCFFASPVQMAVSPAVRRSPKAAVVMDDCGFDPMLPEDFPGELVWGLTSLMTCELVARVAKVIVDAPEANSAVEVNALLIPSNVVARDPLVDSTR
- a CDS encoding dolicholphosphate-mannose synthase, putative (TriTrypDB/GeneDB-style sysID: LpmP.35.0300) encodes the protein MSSEHWSFFGLPPFFTEQHSPATLDRQSTLWSNLLLDHAIYHTQRTAGGDTNPLLRFYTTNSDIFYNPAINKRLSPEGAHTMLQALVARHPNHAVVVSDGGPRDFSVLVCTTEGGLKGIEENLLRYILEHGEVQTVAMLSKKGTVMTFDELAGGAALGYGQSRPAYLARLSSAAVPVADVGDLSEEQAVRTYLHALDHHPVSVMRPFKVTLFNLDGTTTQPYQGVKFGGE
- a CDS encoding proteasome beta 2 subunit, putative (TriTrypDB/GeneDB-style sysID: LpmP.35.0310), with the protein product MAATAIAFRCQGYVMVAAAGLNAFYYIKITDEEDKIMQLDTHQLVACIGENGPRVNFTEYIKCNLSLNRMRQHGRHSSCESTANFMRNSLANALRSREGAYQVNCLFAGYDVPVSEDDDGAAGPQLFYMDYLGTLQAVPFGCHGYGASFVTSLLDRLWRPDLTEQEGLELMQKCCDEVKRRVVISNAHFFVKAVTKNGVEVISAVH